The Heliorestis convoluta genome includes the window CATATCGGTCTAGATTATACGGCCCTTGTCAACAAGCTGATAGAAGTAGCAGCACAGCGTTACTTTGGCCCTCTTGTCCCTGTCGATGCACGTAACGAAACTTGTAAAGCAAAAAAGTGTTTTCACTATTTAACGAAACATCGTGATAAAGCAGAAGAAGAGCTGAAAAGCTGGACCCATCTTGCTAGCAGTACGGACGATCCTGCCGGATTAAGTGCCGTCCTTCGGCGCATTGGTCAGCGCATGGAAAAGCTTGGCTTAGAACCTGTCGAAGCGTTGACCAACGGTCGTTCAGCTTGGACTTGGCAGACAAAAGCTTCGTTAAAAGGCGGCACCCTGCTCGTTGTTCCTGTCGACACACCACGGGAACGAGGTGGCTATCCTGTGCCTTTTCGTCGCGATCCAGAATGGCTTTTTGGTGAAGGAATTGCTTCGAGCCGAGCCGGCCTCCTGTGTGCCTTGCAAGCTTTTGAGGCCTTACGATCGGTCCGCAAGCTACGGACGACACCGCTAGGTCTTTTTGTCTATACCGATGAAGGAAGAGGGATGCGCTATAGCAGTTCCCTGCTCAAGCAAGCGGCCCAAGAGGCCGGGCAAGTGCTCGTATTACAGCCAGGCTTTCGCCCAGGCAAGGTTGTCGATGAGCGACGAGGATCTCGAAAATACAGCTTGCTTGTAGAAGGACAGCCACAGCGTATTGGAGCTCGCGGCAAATATTGTGACGTGTTAAGCTGGTTTTTACAAAAAGCACAAAAATGCGCAACGCTTAGCCAAAGCGATCAAAAGCTATCGGTGGTGGTACAGGAAGTAAAATCAGAGCGTTTCAGTGTTCTCATGCCGCACCGAGTTTGGGCTACTGTCTATGTCACCTATATGGATGAAAAGCTCGCTGACAAAGCAGAAGAACAATTGCACAAGCTCTTCTCTACCAGTCATAAAGAGATTCAAGTGTATCTAGAAAAGTTAGAAGAACGGCCGCCTCTACTGAAAACAACGCAAAGCAGTGCCTTGTTGACGCAATTGCAAGATATTGCTGAGCAATGGAAGCTCCCTTTTGGTGCTGAAGGAGGCTTATTGCCCTCGCCGGCTGGCGTTATTCTGGCAACGGTACCCATCCTATGTGGCATGGCACCAGCAAGTCGAGATTTATACACGCCTCATGAAGCCATCCCACGTGGTGAACTTTTGCAACGGACATTGCTGCTAACACTTTTTTTACTAAGTACCTCTGAAATAGGCTGATCAGAGGGGTCGTTTACGTAGAAAAGGAGGGCTTTGTGCTTTGAAATCCTATCGAAAGGAACTTTGGTTTACGACGAAAACGAGAAGGGCTTTTCTGAACATTACACCGACGATTGAAGAATGCTTAAAGGAAAGTGCGATTCAAGAAGGTTTGCTTCTGTGCAATGCCATGCATATAACGTCAAGCGTTTTTATTAATGATGATGAAGCGGGGTTGCATCGTGATTTTGAGCGTTTCTTAGAAAAATTAGCGCCAGAAAAGCCTTATGATCAATATGATCACAACGGCTATGAAGACAATGCCGATGCACACCTCAAGAGAACGATAATGGGTCGAGAGGTCGTTGTTGCTGTTACAGAAGGCAAGCTTGACTTCGGACCTTGGGAGCAAATCTTTTATGGTGAGTTCGATGGGATGAGGTCGAAACGAGTCTTGGTGAAGATTGTTGGTGAGTAATTCACTTTTTCTGTGAAAAGGAAATAAAAAGGTGTAGTATTACCAATATCTTTGCAATACGAAAAAGCCCTTGCGCTGTACTTAAAAAAGTCGTGCAAGGGCTTTTTGTTTTTGAAAGTTCTTTCAATACATTTAACTAAATTTCCATCATCATAATAGAGATAGCTCAAGGACAAAGAAATACTTAAAAGGGATTTTTCACTTTCTGTCGAAACTAACAGGCAATGATAGGAGGTATTGATATGGCTATACTCCCTGCAATTATGAAACGCGAGAGCAAACGATCGTATCTTAACAAAGAAGTACCCCAAGCTATTGTAGAAGAACTACTAGAAGCATTGCGTTGGGCACCATCTTGTCGTAATTACCAACCTTGGCGTGTTACCGTTGTGCAAAGCGAAGAAGGTAGAACGAAGTTAGCTTCCGCTTTAGCCCCTGGAAATGAGTGGGCTGCAAAAGCACCTCTTGCCGTCATCGTATCATCCAATCCCAAAGACGATATGAATCTAGGTGGTAGAGAATATTACCTTTTTGACTGCGGCCTTGCGGTGCAAAACCTTCTACTTCAAGCCACAGAAGCTGGATTGATGAGTCATCCGACAGCGGGTTGGAAAGAAAAATCAATTCAAGAAGCTTTTCAGATTTCTGCAGAAGAACGTGTTCTTTGTGTAATATTTATAGGCTATCCTGGCTCGATAGATGACTTGGATGAAGAAACGAAGGCAAAAGACCAAGCACCGAGAATTCGGAAGCCCCTGGAAGAATGGGCACGCTTTTTCTAAAAGGGACGTTTTTCTGAACTTTTTAGAATAGCGTTGTTATTTGCTAACCAATCATGCCCGGTTGGCAAAGCAGAAGATGCAAATCACTTTTTCTGATTACGTTGGGGTAACTGCTTGCAGGGGCCAGGGCATCACGCTTTCCTCCGCTCTGGACTGGTCCCACGCTGTTACCGCCAGCAAGCTGGCGACAGCTGAGGTCCCAAGTCCCGCTGCGGAAAGCGTGATGCCCAGGCCCAGAAAGCTTCTACTGATTGTTACTCCCATTGGCATTGCTTTGCGTAACTTTTTGCTATGTATACGCAACTGGCTATTGTATTTGCAATAGGATAGGCTCAAACCCAGTCACAACCAGCAAGATGTACCTGGGTCAGGCGTTATGACTTCCTGGAGAGAGGACTTCAGACCTCAGCCATCGGCAGCTTGCTGCCGCTCATGGCGTGGGATGAGTCCGTTCGGAAGGAAATCATAACGCCTGACCCCACCACAAATTATCTATTATCGTACTAACCAATCATGCCCGAGGTTAGGCATAACCAAAGATAATAACTGCCAAACAAAACGTTCTCGTACCACGCACGCGCGTGCCAGCACACAAAAAAAGCACAAGCCACAGGGACTTGTGCTTTTTGAAACTCTACATCTACGACTTCACAACAATAGCTTCTTCAGAGGTCAACTATCCCAACAACAGCTTCACCCTACAGCGCATTGCGGAAAATCTGAATTATGTCACTAAGCCTAGCCAGACGAGGATTGGTAAAGGAGCAAGCATCTTTCATCGCATTTTCAGCCATGATTTGCAGATCTTCTTCCTTAACACCTAGATCAGTAAGTCCTGCTGGAATACCAACATCGGCAGAAAGCTTACGAATCGCTTCGATAGCTTTATCAGCAGCGTCACGAGTAGACAAGCCTTCTACATTTTCACCCATGGCGATAGCAATATCACGGAAGCGCTCAGGGCAAGCGATCAAGTTGAAGGACTCCACATGAGGGAGCAAAATGGCGTTACAAACACCGTGTGGCAAGTTGTAGAAGCCGCCGAGCTGATGAGCCATGGCATGAACATAGCCTAGAGAAGCATTGTTAAAGGCCATGCCAGCGAGGAACTCCGCATAAGTCATCGCTTCACGAGCTGGATAGTTGGTACCATTGGCAACAGCCGTACGTAAGTTTGTCGCAATTAACTCAATGGCCTTAATCGCACAGGCATCGGTAATCGGTGTAGCAATGGTGGAGACATAGGCTTCTACTGCGTGAGTTAAAGCGTCCATGCCCGTTGCTGCAGTCAGTCCAGGTGGCATGCCCACCATCATATCAGGATCATCGATAGAAACGGTTGGAGTAACACGCCAATCGACGATAGCCATTTTTACTTTACGAGATGTATCCGTAATTATACAAAAACGCGTCATCTCAGAGGCCGTACCAGAGGTTGTATTGATAGCAATGAGAGGTAGAATTGCTTTGGTAGACTTATCTAAACCTTCATAATCACGAATGCTTCCACCATTGGTAGCAACCAGAGCAATCGCTTTGGCGCAATCATGAGGAGAACCACCGCCAAGCGAAACAATCACATCGGCATTGGCTTCATGCAAAGCTGCTAAACCCGCTTCTACATTCAAGTCCGTTGGGTTGGGCTCAGCACCATCAAAGATTGAACAGCCGATGCCAGACTTTTCGATCAATGCTTTCATCTGATCGGCAACACCTAGCTTCACCAGATCTTTGTCCGTCACGATAAGAGCTTTGTTGCAACCTAACGTCTTGATACGCTCACCAGCTACTTGTGCAGAACCTTTCCCCATAAGATTTACAGTTGGCATAAAAAATGCGCGGACTTCAGACATGAAGATCTACCTCCTAGATATTATGCGTGATTTGATAACATAGTTCGATTCTTTTTCTTAATGTATCCAGAAGTGGTGCAAAGAAAACCATGGAAGCAAAAAGCACGTGAGAAGGCAAAAGATACAGAAAGAAAAAGTAAAGAGAATAGATAGCAATAGCAAATGCTACAAAGAGAGGCGAGGCGGTTCCATATGTACTTGTTATTGCATATTATAAATGATTGAATTAAAAGTTCAATAAATTCAATCAATATAGATAATTATAACAATCACAAAGTTACCAGAATTTTTTTATTGTTATAAAAAGGGCAGGTAGAGAAGTGTGTAGAATAAATTCAACAAAGGGAGGTAATTCAGAAAATGACTCGCTTTATAACAGGCCTGATCATTGGTTCTTTTCTCGGAGGTGCAGGCATCTTCGTCGTTACAGGATCGGATCTCGTTCAAGGAGGCAAAGCCGTAGCCCAAGCTGTGCAAGCGACGGTTTCAATCGTAGCAGAACATGTCGATGAAGAAACAATGAAAACGATCCAACAAGAAGTACAGGCTAAAGTGCTCGATTCGATTACAAAAAACGAATAATACGAATCTCCTTAAACATGGAAATATGCAAAAAAGGATTTTTCCTTCTCTGTGGTGAATATTCATTAGGTCTATTTTTTTGAGACTTTAATGATAGAGAAGGAGTCTTTTTATGTTCAATGTTATAAGAACGCAAAAGATTTTGTTGGCTACGTTTTTTTCCTTATGGACTTTTCTTCTTTATGGACCTGTAGTAGAGGCCCATACGCCCATTCCATCAGATTCGATTGCTTTAAAAGAAAGTCGACCGGTGACGGCGGGAGCGCAGCTTCACGAATATCTATGGCATACGGAGCATGGACCGGCTAAGATTTTTGTGATTGAAGTTGATTTGACTCATCCTTACATACATATTGATACAATGGCTGGCAAAGGTAAAATTACAGAGCGATTGAATGTGACAGCCATGGCTCGTAACAACGGCGCTGTGGCGGCGATTAATGGAGATTTCTACAATATGACGGCAGAAGGCTCTCCCATTGGACCGATGGTCATGGATGGGCGTCTCATTACGTCACCGATTCGCAACAGTGGTCTTTATGCTTTTGGAATTACAGAAGAATTGAAAGCCTATATTGATAGCTTTACATTTTGGGGGACTGTGAAGGCACCGACGGGCGCTCTTTTTGAGATATCTGGATTGAACAAGACTTTTTATCGCATGAACCCTGACAACAGTCACGGTTTTACCAATCGTCTTCAACTTTATGATGAATTCTGGGGCGGCTCGACGCGAGGTCACGATGGTTTGAACCCGCCTACAGAAATGGTTCTCGTCGATGGACAAGTTATCGCTTTTTCTGTTGATGAATACTATCCTGGGCCTATTAAGACAGGCATGCAGATTTTACGTGGCCATGGCCAAGCAGCTGATTTTTTACTTGAAAACTTTCAAATCGGTGATTTTGTTCAGATTGACTATGCCTTTGGTCCCGAGGTAGAATGGCGTACCGTGCTAGGCGGTCATTCTATGCTCGTTAAAGAGGGGCAAGTCATTCCTTATGCTCGAGAAGCGGCCACCTTAGATGGCTTGCGTGCTCGTACGGCCCTTGGTTTTTCAAAAGATCGGCAGACCCTTTATCTAGTGGGCATTGAAGGACGTACCGAGGAAAGCAAAGGACTTCGATTGGCCAATTTGGCTCGCTTCATGCACCATATTGGCTCCTATGAAGCCTTGAACTTAGATGGAGGCGGCTCAACGACCATGGCGGCTCGGCCCCTTGGAGATATGCAGCCTCGACAGGTTTTTCGTACAGAGCAAGGTACGGAGCGCTTGGTGGTCAATGGTCTCGGTATTTTTTCAACAGCGCCTCCCGGAAGAATGGCTGGTTTGCGATTGACGGGCAATACTTTGCTCTTGCCTTCTGAAGCGATCGCTTATCAGCTCTACGTCTATGATGAATATTACAATCCTGTGGATGTGGCTACCTTGCGCCCGCGCTGGCAGCTTACGGGTACTGTTGGTACTTTAGAGAACAATCGTCTTCAAGTGGAGCGGTCGGGACAAGCTATTGTAGAAGTGGCTGTTGAGAACTTCAGGGCCACCTTGCCGATTCGAGTACTGGGAATAGACGATATTGCTTCTATAAAGATAGCGACGACAGCGAAAGAAATGAACCTTGCTACACCGAACCAATCCGTACCACTGACGCTTTCTTTGACAACCAAAGAAAAAGAACAGCGTGCTATCGCACCTTCTATGGTTGAGTGGATTCTTTATAACGCCCAAGGAACGGTTTCGCCATCTGGCCAATTAACCATGCAGGGGACGGAACTTGTAGATGGTGAATTTATTACCCTAGCAGCCCGTTATAGCGATGGGGAGCGATATCATCAAGATTGGCTCCTGCTACAGCGCCAGGGGGACAAGCTTCTCTTCGTAGATAAAAAGGATTTGCCCACAAGAGCCATTGGTATGGAATTGAACAATTTACCTTTCTATACAGACCCTGCCCCTTATATCAAAAACGAACGCACTTTAATTCCGATGCGTCGTATTTTTGAAGCGCTTCGTGCGGAAGTATCCTGGAATGGCGAAGAGCAAAGTGTAACAGCCCAGCGTGGTGATGATACCATTACTTTGTTTATTGGAAGTAAGGAAGCCTACCACAATGGAGAGCTGGTTATGTTAGATGTGGCGCCGGAGATTTATCAGGATCGAACCATGATTCCACTTCGCTTTGTTTCTGAGGCTTTGGGGGCTACCGTTGAGTGGGATGCTTTGAATTGGGTTGTTAGGATTTTTAGCGATAACAAAATGGATTAAAAAGGATTTGTATTACCTAAATCCTTGCAAACATCAAAAAGCCCTTGCGCAGTACTAAAAGTTGCGCAAGGGCTTTTCGCTACATATACAGACTGGCCAAAAAAATGCCCAAGCTCTCTTCATAGATCTCATCAAACTGTGCAATAGGCAAAGGATTAACACCTCGTCCCAATTCGACAGTAAAGCCAGGGCGACGCCATTGTTGTATAAACCAATCTTTATAGCCTGCATAACTATCGACATAGCGAATTGGCACATAACCACTAACTCGTGCAAACTCATTGACGATTGCTTCTGACGCAGGCGGCTCTAGGCCTTGAAAACCCCAGAATATTACTTTTCCTTGGGTATGGTAAGCAAGGACACGGTCAAAATCACTTCTCTCTGTTAAATCAGCCATGGCAATTGCTTCTGGTTCTGTCAAAGGCGCTTCACCGGGATAGTCACTAGGCGCCGGTAACGGTGGCTTTCGTACCGCTTCCCTTTGCCATAAAGCCGGAAATTGGTTGTTCAGATCGACACCGCGAATGTTAGCACGCCAGTTCGAAAAATCAGTCCGCCCTTCATTTAATGCCAATACAAAGGTGCGGTAAGGCTCTTCCGCTGGTGCACCACGAATGACAAGGTCAACGCCATCGGGATTGACCATTGGAACCATAGAAAGCAAAACATCTTCATAATAGGGCGCCATGACAAGGCCTCGAATTGGTCGTCCATTCGTTAAAGCAAGTACGTATTCATTGAGCGTCTGCATCAAGATAGGCGTTGTAATCCACTCCTGGGCATGAAAAGAGCCATTAAAATGAACGCGCTTATCTCCGGCACCAACGCGGATTTCTGGAATGGCCTTACCCATAACAGACCTTCCGACTGTTTCATACATCATAAAAGGATATATTTCGACCAGTCTCTGCAAATCCTCCATCATGGCTCTGTAGTCATAATTTCTTTGCCCTTCAACGACAGGGGCCGTAACGCGCTGTGGTAAATAGATAATTTGTCCGATTTGCAACGCTTCAGGACGAACAGGAAGGTTCAGTAAATAAAGAGCATCTAAAGGAATCCCTATTCTCTGTGAAATATGCCAAAAGGTATCGCCCGCAGCAATGGTATAGGGAAGGGCTCTGTAGCCAGGGATCTTCACTTCTTGCCCTAAGGTTAAACGATTTGGATCAACAATAGCTCGATTGGAATCAATGATGAGACGCAAAGGAAGGGCAAAAAGTTGACTGTAGTACCATAGACTGTCGCCTCGACGGACCAAAACTTTCACCTGGTTTCCTCGCTTTCATTAGAAAGTAGGAGTGGGAAAAGAGTGGTTTGGCAAGGGGATAAAAGAAAGATGTAATCTATATGCAATTGGAACTTTGCATAGATGAATTCTTTCAAAGGATGCTACAAAGGCAATTGCCAAGCCTTTATCAGTATATTGTAAAAGAGCTTGGCTTAGCCAAGGTAATGCACAGAAATCTGAAATAACAGCTGTGCCACCACTAGATAACTATCTGTAGGGTCTGCTCTGATAGAGAGTGTTAAAAAGTTGGGACATATTTCAAATACTATGCATATGCATTCCAAACTTTTCATAAAGGAAAGCAATCAAAGTTTTTATCGATCAAGAAGGAGTGGTGAAGGATGCTTGAGGCTCGGCAAATTACTCAAATCTATGGGAAACAAGAACGTATCGTGCTCGATCATCTTGACCTACGAATTGGTTCCGGGGAGTTCGTAGCAATCACCGGTCCTTCTGGTTGTGGCAAGACTACACTGCTTTGTATACTTGGCTCGCTCTTACGACCGACTTCTGGTGAAGTCTGGATTGATGGTCAATGTCTCACAGAAATATCGGCCCAGGAACTGGCCTATCTGCGAGCAGAAAAAATCGGTTTTGTTTTTCAGTTTCCGGCATTTTTGCCAACGCTAAATATTATGGAAAACCTATTATTGCCCACTGCCTTGGCTTTGAAAAAAGCGCACCAAAGCCGCAATAACGAAGAAAAAAGTCTAGAGCAGCAGCGTCTAGACCAGGAAGAAGTACACTATCGAGCACTTGTGCTTTTAGAGCAAGTGGGACTGGCAGGAAGAGAGAAGGACCTCCCTTCCACGCTTTCTGGTGGAGAACAACGGCGGGTTGCTGTGGCGCGAGCTTTAATCAACCGACCTCGTTTGTTGTTAGCCGATGAACCAACAGGAGCCCTTGATCAGGAAACAGGAGAGCACCTGATAGATCTATTGGCTCAATGGAATGAAAAAGAAGGACTTACTCTGGTTATGGCAACGCACGATCATTCCGTTGCACGGCGAGCTCGGCGTCAGATTTGTTTATAAAAAAGGAAAGACGACAGCTGCAGCCAGGGCTGCGCCAACAATAGAGCTAACAAAATTCACCATGTCATTGGTCATAAAAGGCCATCCCCGGTGGAAGCGATTGGGCTTTCCACTGCGGGTGGTCTTTTTTTCCGTTTCTTGACCTGTTTCCGCATCTATGTACATGGCCTGCACCGTTGCACCCAGATAACTATCAGCCATAGAACCACCAAGACCGCCGACGATGCCGGCCAAAATAATCCAAAGGTGACCGGCAAGGTGGCTCCATACATGAACAAGCAGAGAAGTTCCAGATTCGCTGCCCAGTCCAAAAAGCGCTCCAAAGAGATAAGGCAGAGCTGTAAAAATCCAAACCGTCAATCCAATCACAAAGCCACCGAGTACAACGGCTGCTGTCCCTAGCATGGTGATGCCACCGCTTGTGCCAGGCGCAACCACTTTGCCTGTCGTAATCAAACGAGGTGGTTTTTTGCTTAAAACACCTATCTCTGTAGCCCAAGTATCAGCATTCACTGTTGCCATGGTGCCAATAAAGGCAGCAAAAAGCCAAAGTTCTAAAGGCTGAAAATAGTAAAGAAGAGCAAGCACTGCCCCAAAGCCACCATTGGCCAGCGCTTGTCCAAAATCACGGCGACTGCCTTTGTCGAACTTATCGGCGGCTACTTTGGCTTTCTGGTCTTCTCGATACGTAGAAAGAGCAGAGCCATAGACAAAAAAAGCAACCAAGGTGAGACCCCAGAGGAGGCCGCCAAAGCCAAAAATCAAAGTCCCTACCAAAAGAGCGCCAAAGACACCACTTGCAGAAAGAGAACGACGTCTATAGGCAATAAAAGCAATGATTGCGCTCAAGATAAGACCCAGAAAAAGCATCGCCCAAGGCAGAGGAAAGGGCAAGTGAATCAAACCCCATAGCGTAAAAGCGGTTCCTACAGGAACGGCCACATTATCAAGCCCTTTTAAGGAGATGGCTTCTAAAAATGTAGCCACAAGCGCTGCAATCAGAGAAAAGCCCAGTACAGTGCTAAGAACAAAGGCCATTGGAACCTCTAGCGAAGCTTCAGCAGCGCTGCTTAGAGCAGAGCCTGCAACGCTTTCGACAGAACCTATTGTAGAATTAAGGTACAAACTTTCCGCAGGATTTCCCATCAAAAAAAGTGTCAAGGCAATGACTATAAAACTAAGGCCAAACATAACGAGAGAGCCTTCGAAGGTACGACGATGGCCTCGAATCAAGTAAGGCCTTTTGCCATAAGCCCGTCCCAAAATGGCGGCAAAAGCATCGCCCCAAGTCATAGCCATTACAGCTGCTACAGCAATGTAAGCTTGATCTTGTGGCCAAAAGAACAGCAACAGCAAAGTAATAGAAAGAGCAAAGTAAACAGTGCCTGGACTATCGCCCGAAAGATCCATTGCTTTTACAAGGCGGTAGCGATAGCTTATATAGTTCAAAACAATAAAAGAAGCAATGGGAATCAGGCCAATCCAATAGGACTCGAAATAAAGAACAGCGCCAACAATCCACATGCCAGCACCAATATGTACGATTTTACGAGTAAACTCAGCAGGATAGTTGCGCCATTTCTGAACAAGCGTAGCCAGTATTAGCAAGCCGAAGACATACGCATAGGAAGCAAAAAGACCGATCAAATCGTGATAGCTCATAGAGATCCCTCTCTCTCCTTGAGAATATACTGAAATTCTATCACAAGTCGCGACATCTTGCTTCCTATTGTTATTTCACCTTATCAAAAGTTTGTAAAACTTGAAAAGCTGCTGCTCTTACGCCATTCCAAAATACAAAATATCTTCGGCCCGTATCGGTATCACAAAGCCTATACTTCAGGATGTTCTGCTCAGAATGGGCCAATACTTCCTCCCAGTATTTTTGGCTGCTCTCCCATTGATCACAAAAAGAGATGTCGGAAAAAAAGCCGCCAATATCGCACTTGGATTTTACACCATTTTTGCAATTTGCACAGCTTCTATTCACAGTACGCAACACCTTCTCTTGAACCCCTCTCTCACCCGAAAAACATTTATTATATATATTAAAAACATATTCTATAGAAATCCAATATAATATATTTTTAATAGTATTACAATACGCTTTTCATGTTTATTTGTTAAAATTTTAATCCTTTCCCATCAAATCATTTGGATTATATTAACAACTTATGCGAATGACCAATAGAAAGTGCTAAAAAATATCGATACAATATTAAGACTTAAGAGAAAATTTTACAAAAAAAAGCACCTGGCTCTTCCAAAGGAAGAGTACCAGGTGCCGAACTTCTGTAGCCTTATCTTACTTGGGAATAACAAAAGAACTTTTCAAAGATACGATATGATTAAAAACAAGACGATCTTCTCTGGTATCTTTGGGGTCTACATTAAAGTAACCGTGACGGAAAAACTGAAACTTGTCATGGGCTTTACTATCTTTCATCGTTGGCTCTACAAAACCAGCAGAAATCTCCATGGAATTGGGGTTAATTTGCTCCAAAAAAGAACCATCCTTTTCGCCTTCTTGATCAAGAAGAAGAGGTTCATAGAGGCGAAACTCTGCAGGAAGAGCCTGAGAAGCTTCAACCCAGTGAATGGTACCTTTTACTTTCCGGCCTGTAAAGCCACTGCCGCTTTTTGTCTCGGGATCATAGGTACAGTGTAGCTCAATAACGTCCCCATTCTCATCTTTAATCACTTCTTCACAGCGAATAAAGTAAGCATGCTTTAACCGCACTTCATTGCCAGGAAAGAGGCGGAAGTATTTTTTCGGTGGCTTTTCCATAAAGTCATCTTGTTCTATATAAATCTCACGAGAGAAAGGAATCTGACGATGGCCCATCTCTAGATTTTCAGGATTGTTTTCCGCGTCCAACATTTCTATCTGGCCTTCTGGATAGTTGGTAATCACTACTTTTAGAGGTCGAAGTACTGCCATAGTACGAGGCGCTTTGAGCTTTAAGTCTTCACGAATAAAATGCTCTAACATTTTCACATCAACGACACTATTGCTTTTGGCCACACCAATCTCACGGGCAAAGTTACGAATTGCCTCTGGTGTAAAGCCGCGGCGTCGAAGGCCTGAGATGGTAGGCATCCGAGGATCATCCCAACCATCAACGACTTTCTCGTCTACCAGTTGCTTGAGCTTGCGCTTGCTCATTACCGTCTGGGTCAAATTGAGGCGAGCAAATTCGTACTGATGAGGCTGTGCTTCCATTTCACACTCTCGGATCACCCAGTCGTAGAGAGGACGGTGATCTTCAAACTCCAAAGTACAGATGGAATGGGTGACACCTTCAATGGCATCGCCAAGAGGATGGGCGTAATCGTACATCGGATAGATGCACCAGCTATCTCCCGTGTTGTGGTGCGTCGCATGGGCAATGCGATAGAGTACAGGATCGCGCATATTTATGTTGGGGGAAGACATATCGATCTTGGCACGAAGAACTTTCGCACCATCGCCGAACTCGCCTTGTCGCATCCGCATAAAAAGATCAAGATTCTCTTCTACAGAACGATTTCGATAGGGACTTT containing:
- a CDS encoding DUF92 domain-containing protein; translation: MSYHDLIGLFASYAYVFGLLILATLVQKWRNYPAEFTRKIVHIGAGMWIVGAVLYFESYWIGLIPIASFIVLNYISYRYRLVKAMDLSGDSPGTVYFALSITLLLLFFWPQDQAYIAVAAVMAMTWGDAFAAILGRAYGKRPYLIRGHRRTFEGSLVMFGLSFIVIALTLFLMGNPAESLYLNSTIGSVESVAGSALSSAAEASLEVPMAFVLSTVLGFSLIAALVATFLEAISLKGLDNVAVPVGTAFTLWGLIHLPFPLPWAMLFLGLILSAIIAFIAYRRRSLSASGVFGALLVGTLIFGFGGLLWGLTLVAFFVYGSALSTYREDQKAKVAADKFDKGSRRDFGQALANGGFGAVLALLYYFQPLELWLFAAFIGTMATVNADTWATEIGVLSKKPPRLITTGKVVAPGTSGGITMLGTAAVVLGGFVIGLTVWIFTALPYLFGALFGLGSESGTSLLVHVWSHLAGHLWIILAGIVGGLGGSMADSYLGATVQAMYIDAETGQETEKKTTRSGKPNRFHRGWPFMTNDMVNFVSSIVGAALAAAVVFPFL
- a CDS encoding glutamine--tRNA ligase/YqeY domain fusion protein, with protein sequence MEPKATTSNFIKNIIIEDLRTGKVDEVITRFPPEPNGYLHIGHAKSICLNFDLADDFSGKTNLRFDDTNPLKEDVEFVKSIQEDVAWLGYQWDGLFFASNYFEEMFNRAVLLIQKGKAYVCDLSAEEIRKTRGTLTEPGQESPYRNRSVEENLDLFMRMRQGEFGDGAKVLRAKIDMSSPNINMRDPVLYRIAHATHHNTGDSWCIYPMYDYAHPLGDAIEGVTHSICTLEFEDHRPLYDWVIRECEMEAQPHQYEFARLNLTQTVMSKRKLKQLVDEKVVDGWDDPRMPTISGLRRRGFTPEAIRNFAREIGVAKSNSVVDVKMLEHFIREDLKLKAPRTMAVLRPLKVVITNYPEGQIEMLDAENNPENLEMGHRQIPFSREIYIEQDDFMEKPPKKYFRLFPGNEVRLKHAYFIRCEEVIKDENGDVIELHCTYDPETKSGSGFTGRKVKGTIHWVEASQALPAEFRLYEPLLLDQEGEKDGSFLEQINPNSMEISAGFVEPTMKDSKAHDKFQFFRHGYFNVDPKDTREDRLVFNHIVSLKSSFVIPK
- a CDS encoding ABC transporter ATP-binding protein, with product MLEARQITQIYGKQERIVLDHLDLRIGSGEFVAITGPSGCGKTTLLCILGSLLRPTSGEVWIDGQCLTEISAQELAYLRAEKIGFVFQFPAFLPTLNIMENLLLPTALALKKAHQSRNNEEKSLEQQRLDQEEVHYRALVLLEQVGLAGREKDLPSTLSGGEQRRVAVARALINRPRLLLADEPTGALDQETGEHLIDLLAQWNEKEGLTLVMATHDHSVARRARRQICL